From a region of the Hymenobacter jejuensis genome:
- a CDS encoding efflux RND transporter permease subunit, producing the protein MISDVFIRRPVTAIVISIVILIVGVLSILNLPVSQYPNISPPVVQISGSYTGADAQTVEQTVMTPIETQVNGTPGMAYLQSNGTNDGRVSTNVTFDIGTNVDIAALDVQNRVSVAEPTLPDEIKRLGLTVKKRNPTTLMVLAIYSPKRSHSTAFLDNYTNVYVRDALLRVPGVGDVTALGQDFSMRIWLKPDKMAQLGLNVTDVTNALREQNVQVAAGSVGTAPQYSSQAFQYTIIVNGRLNKVEEFENIVVRTKPEDGSVVYLKDVARVQLGQFDYSRYNTTNGIPTTLLLINQTPGGNALETAKGIYETMDNLKAKFPPDVTYKAAFESITVVQVSIKEVIETLLEALALVTVVVFIFLQSWRATLIPILAIPVAIVGTFILFIPLGFTINTLTLFGFVLAIGIVVDDAIVVVEAVQHYIDNEQISAREATSKAMKDITAPVIAIALILAAVFVPVGFIPGIVGKLYQQFAITIAISVVISAFVALSLTPALCSLLMRPTEQREDSKGLNKLFYRFNKWFERTTEHYSNGVKRALKATPFVVILLVCVYAGTFLLFRSKPSGFIPTEDEGRLFISVELPQGASSARTKAILDQMSKIIGEKVPAIRAYTAVGGLNALNFSFKPSSGTFFIQMKPWEERKDEADQLQGVIARLQKEFSVIKGANIVVVPPPAIPGLGNTGGFSFQLEQREGNTDIKAFEAVVNKFVATANQRPEIGRAFTFFTAKTPGYQVIVDREKAKKLGVPLTNIFTTLSTYMGSAYINDFTKYGRNYRVVAQADTFYRKDIADVGSYYVLNQQGQNVPLSSLITSKVVENAPLISHYNLFRAAEINGDAKPGYSSGQAIAALQEVASETLPAGYGFDFSGLSREEISSGNSTIIIFSLSIVFVFLLLAALYESWSVPFSVLLAVPLGAFGAIVALTFLPKLTNNVYAQIGLITLIGLSAKNAILIVEFAKERVDWGMNVVEATMEAVKLRLRPIIMTSLAFILGVLPLAFASGAGAVSRQTIGWTVTGGMLAATFLAIFTVPVLFVGITKLAYGKKKLAELEATYKPEEHGHAVHGSKEPNTPPEGPAEDAKNDVATEEKKRKVQTPPELGT; encoded by the coding sequence ATGATTTCAGACGTTTTTATCAGGCGCCCGGTCACGGCCATCGTCATCTCCATTGTCATTCTGATTGTGGGCGTGTTGTCGATCCTGAACCTGCCGGTCAGCCAATACCCTAACATTTCGCCGCCCGTCGTCCAGATTTCGGGCAGCTACACCGGGGCCGACGCCCAAACGGTGGAGCAGACCGTAATGACGCCCATCGAAACGCAGGTAAACGGTACGCCCGGAATGGCCTACCTGCAAAGCAACGGCACCAACGACGGTCGCGTTTCGACCAACGTCACCTTCGACATTGGCACCAACGTCGACATTGCCGCGCTCGACGTGCAGAACCGCGTGAGCGTAGCCGAGCCCACGCTGCCCGACGAAATCAAGCGCCTGGGCCTGACGGTGAAGAAGCGGAACCCGACCACGCTGATGGTGCTGGCAATCTATTCGCCCAAGCGCAGCCACAGCACCGCTTTCCTCGACAACTACACCAACGTGTACGTGCGCGACGCCCTCTTGCGCGTGCCCGGCGTAGGCGACGTTACGGCTCTGGGTCAGGACTTTAGCATGCGCATTTGGCTCAAGCCCGACAAGATGGCCCAACTCGGCCTCAACGTAACGGACGTGACCAATGCTCTGCGCGAGCAGAACGTGCAGGTGGCAGCCGGCTCGGTGGGCACGGCGCCGCAGTATTCGAGTCAGGCTTTTCAGTACACGATCATCGTGAACGGGCGCCTCAACAAAGTCGAGGAGTTCGAGAACATCGTGGTGCGCACCAAGCCCGAAGATGGGTCGGTGGTGTACCTCAAAGACGTGGCCCGCGTGCAACTCGGCCAGTTTGACTACTCGCGCTACAACACCACCAACGGCATCCCGACGACGCTGCTGCTCATCAACCAAACGCCCGGCGGTAACGCCCTCGAAACGGCGAAGGGCATTTACGAAACGATGGATAACCTGAAGGCGAAGTTCCCGCCCGACGTTACGTATAAGGCTGCTTTTGAGTCGATTACGGTGGTGCAGGTATCCATCAAGGAAGTAATAGAAACCCTGCTCGAAGCCCTGGCGCTGGTAACCGTGGTGGTGTTCATCTTCCTGCAAAGCTGGCGCGCGACGCTCATCCCGATTCTGGCCATTCCGGTGGCAATTGTGGGCACGTTCATTCTATTTATTCCGCTGGGCTTTACCATTAACACGCTGACGCTCTTTGGCTTCGTGCTGGCCATTGGTATCGTGGTCGACGATGCCATTGTGGTGGTGGAAGCCGTGCAGCACTACATCGACAACGAACAGATCTCGGCCCGCGAAGCCACGTCCAAGGCCATGAAGGATATTACGGCGCCGGTAATTGCAATTGCCCTGATTCTGGCGGCGGTGTTTGTGCCGGTAGGCTTCATTCCGGGCATTGTGGGCAAATTATACCAGCAGTTTGCCATTACCATCGCCATTTCGGTGGTGATTTCGGCTTTTGTGGCCTTGTCGCTCACGCCGGCTCTGTGTTCGCTGCTGATGCGCCCGACCGAGCAACGGGAGGATTCGAAGGGCCTGAACAAGCTGTTCTATAGATTCAACAAATGGTTTGAACGCACCACCGAACACTATTCCAACGGCGTAAAACGCGCGCTGAAAGCCACGCCGTTTGTCGTGATTCTGCTCGTGTGCGTGTATGCGGGGACGTTCCTGCTGTTTCGCTCCAAGCCTTCGGGCTTCATCCCGACCGAGGACGAAGGCCGCTTGTTTATCTCTGTCGAGTTGCCGCAGGGTGCTTCCAGCGCCCGTACCAAGGCCATTCTGGACCAGATGTCGAAGATCATCGGGGAGAAGGTGCCCGCCATCCGGGCCTATACGGCGGTGGGCGGCCTCAACGCCCTGAACTTTTCGTTTAAGCCCAGTAGCGGCACCTTCTTTATTCAGATGAAGCCGTGGGAAGAGCGCAAGGATGAGGCCGACCAGCTACAAGGCGTGATTGCTAGGCTCCAAAAAGAGTTTTCGGTGATCAAAGGCGCCAATATTGTGGTGGTGCCGCCGCCGGCCATTCCGGGCTTGGGCAACACGGGCGGCTTCAGCTTTCAGCTGGAGCAGCGCGAGGGCAACACCGATATCAAGGCTTTTGAAGCGGTGGTAAACAAGTTTGTAGCCACTGCCAACCAGCGCCCCGAAATCGGGCGAGCATTTACCTTTTTTACCGCCAAAACGCCTGGCTACCAAGTAATTGTCGATCGGGAGAAGGCGAAAAAGCTGGGCGTTCCGCTGACTAATATTTTCACGACGCTCTCCACGTACATGGGCAGCGCCTACATCAACGACTTCACCAAATACGGCCGCAACTACCGCGTCGTCGCGCAGGCCGATACCTTCTATCGTAAGGACATTGCCGACGTGGGCAGCTATTACGTGCTCAACCAACAAGGGCAAAACGTGCCGCTTAGCTCGCTGATTACCAGCAAAGTAGTAGAGAACGCGCCCTTGATTTCGCACTACAACCTGTTCCGCGCCGCCGAGATCAACGGCGATGCCAAACCCGGCTATAGTTCGGGGCAGGCTATTGCGGCGCTGCAGGAAGTGGCTTCCGAAACGCTGCCCGCTGGCTACGGCTTCGACTTCTCGGGCCTGAGCCGCGAGGAAATCAGCTCCGGCAACAGCACAATCATCATCTTCTCGTTGTCGATTGTGTTTGTATTCCTTTTGCTAGCAGCACTTTATGAAAGCTGGTCGGTGCCGTTTTCAGTATTGCTGGCCGTGCCGCTGGGCGCTTTCGGGGCCATCGTGGCGCTTACGTTTTTGCCCAAACTCACCAACAACGTGTATGCCCAGATCGGTCTGATTACGCTGATTGGTTTGTCGGCCAAAAACGCCATTCTGATTGTCGAATTTGCCAAAGAGCGCGTCGATTGGGGCATGAACGTGGTCGAGGCGACCATGGAGGCCGTGAAGCTGCGCCTGCGCCCAATCATTATGACGTCGCTGGCGTTTATTTTGGGCGTGCTACCGTTGGCATTCGCCTCAGGCGCGGGCGCCGTATCGCGCCAAACCATCGGCTGGACCGTGACAGGCGGGATGCTAGCGGCTACGTTCTTGGCCATTTTCACGGTGCCGGTGCTGTTTGTCGGCATTACGAAGCTGGCTTACGGCAAGAAAAAACTGGCTGAGCTTGAGGCTACGTACAAACCGGAAGAGCATGGCCACGCGGTTCACGGCTCCAAGGAGCCCAATACGCCGCCCGAAGGCCCGGCCGAAGACGCTAAAAACGACGTTGCGACCGAAGAGAAAAAACGCAAAGTGCAAACGCCGCCGGAGCTAGGCACCTAA
- a CDS encoding methyltransferase → MAQDLAPPDQLMQRLFGFAASRAISVSAELGIADLLKAGPKTAEELAQLTGVHARSLYRVLRACASIGVYAEDVEKRFSLTPMAEPLQSDVPGSLRAFAIMITTDWQFQTWAEMPYSVKTGKPAFDKVHGMTSFEYFWSHEKAGQVFNDAMTSNSAFASVAVVNGYDFSGISKLVDVGGGHGFLLASILARYPNVQGVLYDRPVIAADAEKLLAAHGVRERCTIEGGDFFESVPTGGDAYIMKHIIHDWNDEQCVTILQNCRRAMNKGGKVLVVEMVVPEGNMPSPAKFLDLQMLLLLPGCERTEAEYRVLFDKAGFELARIVPTMSPFSVLEGVSK, encoded by the coding sequence ATGGCACAAGATCTTGCGCCCCCGGACCAATTGATGCAAAGGCTGTTCGGCTTTGCCGCGTCGCGTGCCATAAGTGTTTCAGCCGAGCTGGGCATTGCGGATTTGTTAAAAGCCGGCCCCAAAACAGCCGAAGAGTTGGCGCAGCTTACCGGCGTTCATGCGCGCTCGTTGTACAGGGTGTTGCGGGCTTGTGCCAGCATTGGCGTGTATGCGGAAGATGTCGAAAAGCGATTTTCCTTGACGCCCATGGCCGAGCCTTTGCAAAGCGATGTGCCGGGAAGCCTGCGGGCTTTCGCCATTATGATCACGACTGACTGGCAGTTTCAGACGTGGGCCGAGATGCCCTACAGCGTGAAAACGGGTAAGCCGGCGTTCGACAAAGTGCACGGCATGACGTCGTTTGAGTATTTCTGGAGCCACGAAAAAGCCGGCCAAGTATTCAACGACGCCATGACCAGCAACAGCGCTTTTGCCAGCGTTGCGGTCGTGAACGGGTACGACTTTTCGGGCATCTCCAAGCTAGTAGACGTGGGCGGCGGCCACGGCTTTTTGCTGGCGTCCATTTTGGCGCGGTATCCCAACGTGCAGGGTGTGCTCTACGATCGGCCCGTCATTGCCGCCGATGCCGAAAAGCTGTTGGCTGCGCACGGCGTGCGGGAGCGCTGCACGATTGAAGGCGGCGATTTTTTCGAGTCGGTGCCGACCGGTGGCGATGCCTACATCATGAAGCACATCATCCACGACTGGAACGACGAACAGTGCGTGACCATCCTCCAAAATTGCCGCCGGGCCATGAACAAGGGCGGCAAAGTGCTGGTGGTGGAAATGGTAGTGCCGGAAGGCAATATGCCCTCGCCCGCCAAATTCCTTGATTTACAGATGCTTCTGCTGTTGCCGGGCTGCGAGCGCACGGAAGCCGAATACCGCGTGCTGTTTGATAAGGCCGGCTTCGAGTTGGCCCGCATCGTACCTACGATGTCGCCCTTTAGCGTTTTGGAAGGGGTTAGCAAATAG
- a CDS encoding efflux RND transporter periplasmic adaptor subunit, with protein sequence MNRNITRLLPVLISSVLVASCGNKKEEEAKKNAPPPPVSVAVYKVDEEPIVALDTYPGTVVPLNEVEIRAEVNGYLTDIYVKDGQRVTKGQKLYAIDRTRYAAAYNQAQAQLQVAQTNYARVAKDAQRYNRLAQQDAIALQQVDVANANAANAASQIAAARAAVSSVALDLRHSVLTAPLSGTIGITQVRLGGLVSQGTTLINTISSESPIAVDVSIAEQDIPRFAKLQQNAGIHRDSLFTLVLAGNQEYKQAGKIVTIDRAVDPQTGTLRVRIQFPNPDRMLKAGMNCTLRVLNSDTGNQLTIPFKAVTEQMGEYFVYVLGDSSKVAQRKVALGTRVKDKVVVRQGLKENETIVSEGIQNLREGAAVRVGDPNQPAAAPQEGKPTAAK encoded by the coding sequence ATGAATCGGAATATCACGCGGCTGTTGCCCGTACTTATAAGCTCCGTACTCGTTGCCTCGTGTGGCAACAAGAAGGAAGAAGAGGCCAAAAAGAATGCCCCGCCGCCGCCCGTTTCGGTAGCCGTGTACAAAGTAGACGAAGAGCCTATAGTGGCACTCGATACGTATCCCGGCACGGTGGTTCCGCTGAACGAAGTGGAAATACGGGCTGAGGTAAATGGTTATCTGACAGATATTTATGTAAAAGACGGTCAGCGCGTTACCAAAGGGCAGAAGCTTTACGCCATCGACCGTACTCGCTATGCGGCGGCCTACAACCAGGCCCAGGCGCAGCTACAGGTAGCCCAAACTAACTACGCCCGCGTGGCCAAAGATGCCCAGCGCTACAACCGCCTGGCGCAGCAAGATGCCATTGCCCTGCAACAAGTGGACGTGGCCAACGCCAACGCCGCCAACGCCGCCTCGCAGATAGCGGCGGCCCGCGCCGCCGTGAGCAGCGTAGCCCTCGACCTGCGCCATTCTGTGCTCACGGCCCCACTCAGCGGCACCATCGGCATTACGCAGGTGCGCTTGGGTGGCTTGGTGAGTCAGGGCACTACGCTGATAAACACCATCTCGTCGGAGAGCCCGATTGCGGTCGATGTGAGTATTGCTGAGCAGGATATTCCGCGCTTTGCCAAGCTGCAACAAAACGCCGGCATTCACCGCGACTCGTTGTTTACGCTGGTTCTGGCTGGTAATCAAGAATATAAGCAAGCCGGCAAAATCGTGACCATCGACCGGGCCGTGGACCCGCAAACCGGCACGCTGCGCGTCCGGATTCAGTTTCCAAACCCCGACCGCATGCTCAAAGCTGGTATGAACTGTACGCTGCGCGTGCTCAACTCCGATACGGGCAACCAACTTACCATCCCGTTTAAGGCCGTAACCGAGCAAATGGGCGAGTACTTCGTGTACGTGCTCGGCGACAGCAGCAAAGTAGCCCAGCGCAAAGTAGCGCTCGGCACGCGTGTGAAGGACAAAGTAGTAGTGCGTCAGGGGCTTAAGGAAAACGAAACCATCGTCAGCGAGGGCATCCAGAACTTGCGCGAAGGGGCCGCAGTCCGTGTCGGCGACCCCAACCAGCCTGCGGCTGCGCCTCAGGAAGGCAAGCCCACGGCGGCCAAATAA
- a CDS encoding VOC family protein: MPTAMILKEVHLQTADLAATTAFYAELLELPIQAQTETSVAFRVGFSLLSFRLSNAAQRPFYHFAFTIPSNQVAEAHAWISARTTILPAPEGGTILDFPNWNAKAFYFHDPNGNILECIARFDLPNAVANGFSSACFLGLNEIGLPTPNAPQSAEAIHRQYDVPYFVRGPRLPEFVVMGDDTGLFIMPTIGRGWLPTGRPAERFGIRVVFEEKGKTRVIDYQ; encoded by the coding sequence ATGCCCACAGCTATGATTCTGAAAGAAGTGCATTTGCAAACCGCCGATCTGGCTGCCACCACAGCCTTTTACGCCGAACTGCTGGAGTTGCCTATTCAGGCCCAAACAGAAACGTCGGTGGCGTTTCGGGTGGGCTTCTCGCTGCTGAGTTTTCGTCTTTCCAACGCTGCCCAACGCCCATTTTATCATTTTGCCTTTACCATTCCCAGCAACCAAGTAGCGGAAGCTCATGCTTGGATAAGCGCCCGCACGACCATCCTGCCGGCTCCGGAAGGCGGCACCATTCTCGATTTCCCCAACTGGAACGCCAAGGCGTTTTATTTTCACGATCCCAACGGCAACATTCTGGAGTGCATCGCCCGCTTCGACTTGCCCAACGCCGTTGCGAACGGCTTCTCTTCGGCTTGCTTTCTGGGCCTGAACGAAATTGGCCTTCCAACCCCCAATGCGCCGCAGAGCGCCGAGGCGATCCACCGACAATACGACGTGCCGTACTTCGTGCGCGGTCCCCGCTTGCCCGAATTCGTGGTAATGGGCGATGATACTGGCCTGTTCATCATGCCGACCATCGGGCGAGGCTGGCTGCCCACCGGTCGGCCCGCCGAGCGTTTCGGAATCAGGGTAGTATTTGAAGAAAAGGGCAAAACACGAGTTATTGATTATCAATAA
- a CDS encoding PD-(D/E)XK nuclease family protein, with the protein MPSTLSTPPLSPSLEATATLPFLTQTARDLVARFPGSELSDLVVVVPTRRAVVYLKNELSLAADAGSALWSPRVAAMEDYMVELAGVQVEEPIALQLLLFDILRGVDKNLDFDQFVGWSGLLLQDFSNLDQNLASPAKVFDYLTQAKALERWDLTLEPNEASTTAQYFRFWDDLEKVYWRLRKRMEQDRLAYPGLAYRLAVNRMQNRLENGDAVAKHIFLGLGSLSRAEEKLIRLLLKEGRAEVRFDGDAFYMDNDSPNRAGQHLRRYRKQWDLPNENFGGPADLLRSLPREVQFVGVANASMQGKVAGQLLAESRRQNPKAKVAVVLPDETLLLPVLHGLPPDAVPEYNVTMGLSFQSTPLFNLVDLLFEVHLTGIREGSPETGYGVPRYHHLAVTKLLQHPFLRRYQQWLDKQADTPQYQGLLEYVCNQIVKRNAVLLPASELLEIGKQHPLIQALFATWDNCDDIIAACYTLIDLLKKAYQDQHSAIEAEYLFLFFTLVKRLDSVFDCREQRLSVRSFRRFLYEQMARTRLPFSGEPIADVQVMGLLETRALDFDHIIILSCNENVLPAPKRHSSLFPYDVLTQFKMPTYADHEAATAHQFWRLLQRARKIDLLHVLPGAEGTRTGERSRFLLQIENDLLPQNPSMVLRDLVASVEDDAPDSAGHREYGGDLVLEKDAEMLAGLRGVLERGLSPSALNQFITCSLQFYFARLAKFQEAEEVEERLGADGFGTVVHEALENLMRPYLQDKQAITAADIPGLLKLVPAEVERAMRKEEKDRHARPDEGLNHVLGQVAAQLVRRYLESLLEQPGALPLRVAALEEILETFVPVTLADGEALMVRVYGFTDRLDELPDGRLRVVDYKTGMVQAYDLKLQKRGEDAAAATERLVTEATTTADKVRQLWLYRFMLERENRPAANAAIISLRNLSAGPMTADMEFLTQDGQSFVEKGEALLARFVQTILDPAEPIRKTDDLERCVFCPYRGICAR; encoded by the coding sequence ATGCCCTCTACCCTCTCCACGCCGCCCCTTTCGCCTTCGCTGGAAGCCACCGCTACATTGCCTTTTCTTACCCAAACGGCCCGCGATCTGGTCGCGCGGTTTCCCGGCTCCGAACTCTCGGACTTGGTAGTAGTAGTGCCGACGCGCCGGGCGGTGGTCTACCTCAAAAACGAGCTGTCGCTGGCCGCTGATGCAGGTTCGGCGCTGTGGTCGCCGCGGGTGGCGGCCATGGAAGACTACATGGTGGAATTGGCCGGTGTTCAGGTAGAAGAACCCATTGCGCTGCAACTCTTGCTGTTCGACATCCTGCGCGGCGTCGACAAAAACCTTGATTTTGACCAGTTTGTGGGTTGGTCGGGGCTGTTGCTGCAAGACTTTTCCAACCTCGACCAAAACCTGGCGTCACCCGCCAAGGTGTTCGACTACCTGACCCAGGCCAAAGCCCTGGAACGCTGGGACTTGACCTTGGAACCTAATGAGGCCAGCACCACGGCCCAGTATTTCCGCTTCTGGGACGACCTGGAGAAAGTGTACTGGCGCCTGCGCAAGCGCATGGAACAAGACCGGCTGGCCTATCCGGGCTTAGCCTATCGCTTGGCAGTCAATAGAATGCAGAACCGCTTGGAAAACGGCGACGCAGTGGCGAAGCATATTTTCCTGGGCTTGGGCTCGTTGTCGCGGGCCGAGGAAAAGCTCATTCGCTTGCTGCTGAAAGAAGGCCGCGCCGAGGTGCGCTTCGATGGCGACGCGTTTTACATGGACAACGACTCGCCTAACCGCGCCGGCCAGCACTTGCGCCGCTACCGCAAGCAGTGGGATTTGCCCAACGAAAACTTCGGCGGCCCGGCCGATTTGTTGCGTTCGTTGCCGCGCGAAGTGCAGTTTGTGGGCGTGGCCAATGCCTCCATGCAGGGCAAAGTGGCCGGGCAGTTGCTGGCCGAATCGCGCCGACAGAACCCCAAGGCCAAAGTAGCCGTGGTGCTGCCCGACGAAACGCTGCTCTTGCCCGTGCTCCACGGCCTGCCGCCCGATGCTGTGCCGGAGTACAACGTGACGATGGGTTTGAGCTTTCAGAGCACGCCGCTGTTCAACCTGGTCGATCTGCTGTTTGAAGTACACCTGACCGGCATTCGGGAAGGGTCGCCGGAAACCGGCTACGGCGTGCCGCGCTATCATCATTTGGCGGTCACGAAGCTGCTGCAACACCCATTTTTGCGTCGTTACCAGCAATGGCTTGACAAACAAGCGGATACCCCACAATACCAAGGCCTGCTGGAATACGTCTGCAACCAGATTGTGAAGCGCAACGCCGTGTTGCTGCCCGCCAGCGAGCTGCTGGAAATTGGCAAGCAGCACCCGCTGATACAGGCGCTCTTTGCTACCTGGGACAACTGCGACGACATCATCGCGGCCTGCTACACGCTTATTGATTTGCTCAAAAAGGCCTATCAGGATCAGCATTCGGCTATTGAGGCCGAGTACTTGTTCTTGTTTTTCACGCTGGTCAAGCGGCTCGATTCGGTGTTCGACTGCCGGGAGCAACGGCTGTCGGTGCGCTCGTTTCGGCGGTTTCTGTACGAGCAGATGGCCCGCACGCGCCTGCCCTTTTCCGGCGAGCCCATCGCCGACGTACAAGTGATGGGGTTGCTGGAAACCCGCGCCCTGGACTTCGACCACATCATCATTCTGAGCTGCAACGAAAACGTGCTGCCCGCGCCCAAGCGCCACAGTTCGCTTTTCCCCTACGACGTGCTCACGCAGTTTAAAATGCCGACTTACGCCGATCACGAAGCGGCTACCGCGCACCAGTTCTGGCGGTTGTTGCAGCGCGCCCGCAAGATCGATCTGCTGCACGTATTGCCCGGCGCCGAGGGCACGCGCACCGGCGAGCGCAGTCGGTTTTTGCTCCAAATTGAGAACGACTTGCTGCCTCAAAACCCCAGCATGGTGCTGCGCGACTTGGTGGCCAGCGTGGAAGACGACGCACCTGACTCGGCCGGGCACCGCGAATACGGCGGCGATCTGGTGCTGGAAAAGGACGCCGAAATGCTGGCGGGTTTGCGCGGGGTATTGGAGCGTGGCCTTTCTCCTTCGGCACTTAACCAGTTCATTACCTGCTCGTTACAATTCTACTTCGCACGACTGGCCAAGTTTCAGGAAGCCGAAGAAGTCGAAGAGCGCCTAGGCGCGGATGGTTTCGGCACGGTGGTGCACGAGGCGCTGGAAAACCTGATGCGCCCCTATCTACAGGATAAACAGGCCATTACGGCAGCCGATATTCCGGGCTTGCTCAAGCTGGTGCCCGCCGAAGTAGAGCGGGCCATGCGCAAGGAGGAAAAAGATCGCCACGCTCGCCCCGACGAAGGCCTGAATCACGTGCTGGGGCAAGTTGCGGCCCAACTCGTGCGGCGTTACCTCGAAAGCCTGCTTGAGCAACCCGGCGCCTTGCCGCTCCGCGTAGCTGCGCTGGAAGAAATTCTCGAAACGTTCGTGCCTGTGACGTTGGCCGATGGCGAAGCGCTGATGGTGCGCGTGTACGGCTTCACCGACCGCCTCGACGAGCTGCCCGACGGCCGCTTGCGCGTGGTGGACTACAAAACGGGCATGGTGCAGGCCTACGACCTGAAGCTGCAAAAGCGCGGCGAAGATGCCGCGGCGGCCACCGAGCGCTTGGTCACGGAGGCGACCACTACCGCCGACAAAGTCCGGCAGCTCTGGCTCTATCGCTTCATGCTGGAGCGCGAAAACCGGCCTGCCGCCAACGCAGCCATCATTTCGCTGCGCAACCTTAGCGCCGGCCCGATGACGGCCGACATGGAGTTCCTGACCCAGGATGGGCAGTCGTTTGTAGAAAAAGGCGAAGCCCTGCTCGCGCGGTTTGTGCAGACCATCTTAGATCCGGCGGAGCCAATCCGGAAAACGGATGATCTGGAACGGTGCGTATTTTGCCCGTACCGGGGCATTTGCGCGCGGTAG
- a CDS encoding TolC family protein produces the protein MKYTKQVLLLWLGLIFIMSGPARAQVKPAGTLPPQATLQECVEFALRNQPVIRQSLIDQEIGERNIRIGLSEWLPQIQGTATYGHNLLLPTSVLPNFQDPAAGPQLVRVGLKNTSTLGLTGNQLLFNNDVLLAARSARFIRLRTSQNTTAFKIDVVTSVSKAFYDILLTQEQLRILLEDIQRQERQVKDAQAQYDVGIVDKTDFLRASISLKNAYAQRRTTAESLTGKYASLKQLMGLSPENKLALTYDTLQMAREVLLDTTTQLAYEKRIEVQQLQTQQNLQRINIDYYRYGFLPSLNAYINYNRVYQNNNFSDLYSRAFPNSQTGLQLAVPIFTGTRRLQNLKIAQLQQDRLDLDLYDTKNQINTEYQQALATYKGAFNELNVLQQNLQDAKEVYRILNLQYREGIRTFLDVIIAETDLRTAQLNYYNAMFNVLSSKLDVQRALGDITFNP, from the coding sequence ATGAAATACACCAAACAGGTTCTGCTGCTGTGGCTGGGACTGATTTTTATCATGTCGGGCCCGGCCAGGGCGCAGGTGAAACCGGCTGGTACCTTACCGCCGCAAGCGACCTTGCAAGAATGCGTAGAATTTGCGTTGCGCAACCAACCCGTTATCCGCCAATCACTTATCGATCAGGAGATAGGGGAGCGCAACATCCGGATCGGGCTTTCCGAGTGGTTGCCCCAGATTCAGGGCACGGCCACTTACGGCCATAACCTGCTGCTGCCGACGTCGGTGCTGCCCAACTTTCAGGACCCGGCCGCCGGCCCGCAGCTGGTGCGCGTCGGCCTGAAAAACACGTCCACGCTGGGCCTGACCGGCAACCAGCTGCTGTTCAACAACGACGTGCTGCTGGCCGCCCGCTCGGCGCGCTTTATTCGGCTGCGCACCAGCCAAAACACCACGGCCTTCAAAATCGACGTGGTGACCAGCGTGAGCAAGGCCTTCTACGACATTCTGCTCACGCAGGAGCAGCTGCGGATTTTGCTCGAAGACATTCAGCGGCAGGAGCGGCAGGTGAAGGATGCGCAGGCCCAATACGACGTGGGCATCGTCGACAAAACCGACTTTCTGCGGGCCTCGATTTCGTTGAAAAACGCCTACGCCCAGCGTCGCACTACGGCCGAATCGCTTACTGGTAAGTATGCTTCCCTCAAGCAGTTAATGGGCTTGTCGCCGGAAAACAAGCTGGCCCTGACCTACGACACGCTCCAGATGGCGCGCGAAGTCCTGCTCGACACGACTACCCAGCTGGCCTACGAAAAGCGCATTGAGGTGCAGCAGCTCCAGACGCAGCAAAACCTGCAGCGCATCAACATCGACTATTACCGCTACGGTTTTTTGCCCTCGCTCAACGCCTACATCAACTACAACCGGGTTTACCAGAACAATAACTTCTCGGACCTCTACAGCCGGGCGTTTCCGAACTCGCAAACGGGCTTGCAACTGGCCGTGCCCATTTTTACTGGCACCCGGCGCCTGCAAAACCTGAAGATCGCGCAGCTCCAGCAAGACCGGCTCGACCTGGATTTGTATGATACTAAAAACCAGATCAATACCGAATACCAGCAAGCGCTGGCTACCTACAAAGGCGCTTTCAATGAGCTGAACGTGCTGCAGCAAAACCTGCAGGATGCCAAGGAAGTGTACCGCATTCTTAACCTGCAATACCGCGAGGGAATTCGCACGTTTCTGGACGTGATCATCGCCGAAACCGACCTGCGTACGGCCCAGCTCAATTATTACAACGCCATGTTCAACGTGCTCTCCAGCAAGCTGGATGTGCAGCGCGCCCTCGGCGACATCACCTTCAATCCGTAA
- a CDS encoding nucleoside deaminase: MDEFMQAAIDEARQGRREGGIPIGSVLIRDGKIVARGHNKRVQEDNPIKHGEMDCLFNAGRQRTYRDTVIYTTLMPCYMCAGTIVQFKIPKVVVGESRTFGESREFLESHGVEVVDLNLDECVEMMQEFIEAEPTLWNEDIMEL, encoded by the coding sequence ATGGACGAATTCATGCAAGCCGCCATCGACGAGGCGCGTCAGGGCCGCCGGGAAGGCGGCATCCCGATTGGCTCCGTGCTCATCCGCGACGGCAAAATCGTGGCCCGCGGCCACAACAAGCGCGTTCAGGAAGACAATCCCATCAAGCACGGCGAAATGGATTGCCTGTTCAACGCCGGGCGGCAGCGCACCTACCGCGACACCGTCATCTATACCACCCTGATGCCTTGCTACATGTGCGCGGGCACCATTGTGCAGTTCAAGATTCCGAAGGTGGTGGTAGGTGAGTCGCGGACGTTTGGCGAGTCGCGGGAGTTTCTGGAAAGCCACGGCGTGGAAGTAGTCGATCTCAACCTCGACGAATGCGTGGAAATGATGCAGGAGTTTATCGAAGCCGAGCCTACCCTTTGGAATGAAGATATCATGGAGTTGTAA